From the genome of Ornithobacterium rhinotracheale, one region includes:
- a CDS encoding porin family protein yields MKKALILLVAALAMNVKAQEVRYGVKAGLNLADMYAAVSVDDVEEVINTKSKTSFYVGGFVEFPLSEMNELLTGEVGLQYVGNGTKISKIDFSDIGLRDGNGNRIRDIKDLQLNFNQINMPFAVKYEVVQGLKIKAGGYFGYLISLGGKLKYEGKTRKIGNILDKTTSIYDGYTTTEYKASELFKRFDFGLNAGAEYNFVNGLFAEANYTFGLQSFVDDADIDEGEKLKNRVFQIGLGYKF; encoded by the coding sequence ATGAAGAAAGCATTGATTTTATTAGTAGCTGCATTAGCTATGAATGTTAAAGCACAAGAAGTGCGTTATGGTGTGAAAGCAGGGTTAAACCTTGCCGATATGTATGCGGCGGTATCAGTTGATGATGTTGAAGAAGTTATAAATACAAAATCCAAAACCTCTTTTTATGTTGGTGGATTTGTAGAGTTCCCATTGAGCGAAATGAACGAGTTGCTTACGGGTGAAGTAGGGCTTCAATATGTAGGAAACGGAACTAAAATTTCAAAAATTGATTTCAGTGATATAGGTCTTAGAGATGGAAATGGTAATAGAATAAGAGATATAAAAGATTTACAATTAAATTTTAATCAGATTAATATGCCGTTTGCCGTAAAATACGAAGTGGTGCAAGGTTTGAAAATAAAAGCTGGAGGATATTTTGGTTATTTAATCTCCTTGGGAGGGAAATTGAAATATGAAGGGAAAACTCGTAAGATTGGAAATATTTTAGATAAAACTACCTCAATTTATGATGGGTATACAACCACGGAGTATAAAGCCTCTGAACTTTTTAAGAGATTTGATTTTGGTTTAAATGCTGGAGCTGAATATAACTTTGTGAATGGTCTTTTTGCCGAGGCTAATTATACTTTTGGCTTGCAAAGTTTTGTAGATGATGCAGACATCGATGAAGGTGAAAAACTTAAAAACAGAGTATTTCAAATAGGTTTAGGATATAAATTTTAA
- a CDS encoding lipocalin family protein, with amino-acid sequence MKRLILFVIISMIFVSCSGDDGGGNRKYSKDDIAGIWQVESVKINGRNVRVGESEESSYAPCDRSSTFIFNYKGYDEMSMDFYDVACNKLSDYHGEYYVDGNSIYVKEDGKTIKVLRIKSLSASRMTLVYSDEVKKELYKELEENYSPKDYGKYTVKDILNAEINLIKKYY; translated from the coding sequence ATGAAGAGATTGATTTTGTTTGTAATTATCTCTATGATTTTTGTTTCATGTAGTGGAGACGATGGTGGTGGAAATAGAAAATATAGTAAAGATGACATTGCAGGAATATGGCAAGTGGAATCTGTGAAAATAAATGGTAGAAATGTTAGGGTAGGGGAAAGCGAAGAATCTTCTTATGCCCCGTGCGACAGATCCTCTACATTCATTTTTAATTATAAAGGCTACGATGAAATGTCTATGGATTTTTACGATGTTGCATGCAATAAGCTTTCGGATTACCATGGGGAATATTATGTTGATGGAAACTCCATTTATGTTAAAGAGGATGGAAAAACAATCAAAGTACTGAGGATAAAAAGTCTTTCAGCAAGTAGAATGACGCTTGTCTATTCTGATGAGGTAAAAAAAGAATTATATAAGGAGTTAGAAGAAAATTATAGTCCTAAAGATTATGGGAAATATACAGTGAAAGATATATTAAACGCTGAAATAAATTTAATTAAAAAATATTATTAA
- a CDS encoding GH3 auxin-responsive promoter family protein, whose amino-acid sequence MLKSFIAKLLAKFITKKEDKWQANAEQAQQKLFLAMIKKAQNTEFGKAHHFSEIKNIKDFQARVPLQDFETLKSYIDQIVDGKENVLWPGKPLYFAKTSGTTSGTKYIPISKESMPYHIEAARNALLYYIKNSQNANFVNGKMIFLQGSPELEEKNGIKVGRLSGISAHFVPNYLQKNRMPSWETNCIEDWETKVDKIVEETLHENMTLISGIPPWLIMYFERLQEKTGKKIKQIFPNLQLIVTGGVNYEPYRQKMNELLGGAVDVIQTYPASEGFIAYQNQLNSEELLLLLDKDIFYEFVPVEEISNQSPTRLTIGEVELGKNYAVIMSTKAGLWAYSIGDTVKFVSKNPYKIVVSGRIKHYTSAFGEHVIGQEVEKALENTLKEFPALVTEFHVAPEVAPKESLPYHEWLIEFEQKPENMEQFAQKLNQEMCAQNVYYQDLIQGKILRPLVLTTIQKSGFNEYMKTQGKLGGQNKVPRLANDRKLAESLKQWAE is encoded by the coding sequence ATGTTGAAGTCTTTTATCGCAAAACTTTTAGCTAAATTCATTACTAAAAAAGAAGATAAGTGGCAGGCTAATGCCGAGCAAGCGCAGCAAAAGCTTTTTTTAGCCATGATAAAAAAAGCCCAAAATACCGAATTTGGGAAAGCGCATCACTTTAGTGAAATTAAAAATATAAAAGATTTTCAAGCGCGTGTGCCTTTGCAAGATTTCGAAACGCTTAAAAGCTATATCGACCAAATCGTTGATGGAAAAGAAAATGTGCTCTGGCCAGGAAAGCCGCTTTATTTTGCCAAAACTTCGGGCACCACTTCGGGCACCAAATACATCCCGATTTCTAAAGAATCGATGCCATATCACATAGAGGCGGCAAGAAATGCCTTGCTGTATTACATCAAAAATAGCCAAAATGCGAATTTCGTGAATGGAAAAATGATTTTCTTGCAAGGAAGCCCTGAGCTGGAAGAAAAAAACGGCATAAAAGTCGGTAGACTTTCTGGGATTTCGGCGCATTTTGTCCCTAATTATTTACAAAAAAATAGAATGCCCTCTTGGGAAACCAATTGCATCGAAGATTGGGAAACCAAAGTAGATAAAATTGTGGAAGAAACCTTGCACGAGAATATGACACTCATTAGCGGGATTCCGCCGTGGCTCATTATGTATTTTGAACGATTGCAAGAAAAAACGGGCAAAAAGATTAAACAAATATTCCCTAATCTACAATTGATCGTAACGGGCGGTGTGAACTATGAACCCTACCGGCAAAAGATGAATGAGCTTTTGGGCGGAGCCGTAGATGTGATTCAAACTTATCCCGCATCGGAAGGCTTTATTGCCTATCAAAATCAATTAAATTCAGAAGAATTATTGTTGCTTTTAGACAAAGATATTTTCTATGAATTTGTCCCTGTGGAGGAGATTAGCAACCAATCCCCCACGCGCTTAACGATAGGCGAGGTGGAGCTTGGTAAAAACTATGCCGTGATTATGAGTACCAAGGCAGGGCTTTGGGCGTATAGCATAGGCGATACCGTGAAATTTGTGTCCAAAAATCCTTACAAAATTGTGGTTTCGGGCCGAATTAAACACTACACTTCGGCATTTGGAGAGCATGTGATAGGGCAAGAGGTGGAAAAGGCTCTAGAAAATACATTGAAAGAATTTCCAGCCTTGGTAACGGAGTTTCATGTGGCACCCGAAGTGGCGCCAAAAGAAAGCCTGCCATACCACGAATGGCTCATAGAATTTGAGCAAAAACCTGAAAATATGGAACAATTTGCCCAAAAATTAAACCAAGAAATGTGTGCGCAAAATGTGTATTATCAAGATTTAATACAAGGCAAAATCTTGCGACCTTTGGTCTTGACAACTATTCAAAAATCAGGATTTAACGAATATATGAAAACCCAAGGAAAACTGGGCGGACAAAACAAAGTACCACGCCTTGCCAATGACCGAAAACTTGCCGAATCTCTAAAACAATGGGCTGAATAA
- the pyrF gene encoding orotidine-5'-phosphate decarboxylase, translated as MNTKEDFLLRAYELGIIKFGSFTLKSGIESPFYVDLRPLASSPQLLKTLSNNLLQLVDDRSLELICGVPYAALPMATTMSLESGIPLIIKRKENKGYGTKRMLEGVFNQGQNCLLVEDVITSGKSLIETIEEVEKEGLKVTDIVVVLDREQGGKELLAEKGYRVQTLFTINEVIDILHKYHRLSAEQVASIKEFLNNPPEAPVKKRVRYEDKEINHPVGKKLIDIALRKKSNLIASADVTTTEELLSLAEKIGDKIVALKLHTDIITDFSREFIAEIKKIAREKDFIIFEDRKFADIGNTQDLQFRQGIYRIADWADMVTAHVIAGEKSLEVFGTTGVAAIVEMSSAGTLTDNYYISKALNVSQKSAQVFAVVAQRQVPNDLLLLTPGVNLSVKGDNKGQQYNTPEKVFRDYHTDFMIVGRGIYKSTEPEKVAEEYRQQGWAAYEASLK; from the coding sequence ATGAACACAAAAGAGGATTTTCTACTCAGAGCCTACGAATTAGGCATCATTAAATTCGGGAGTTTTACACTAAAAAGCGGAATAGAGTCGCCCTTTTATGTAGATTTGCGCCCGCTGGCATCAAGCCCTCAACTGCTAAAAACATTGTCTAATAATCTTTTGCAATTGGTGGACGACCGCTCTCTGGAACTCATCTGCGGCGTGCCGTATGCTGCGCTGCCTATGGCTACCACGATGAGCCTAGAAAGTGGCATTCCGCTCATTATTAAAAGAAAAGAAAATAAAGGCTACGGAACAAAGCGTATGCTTGAAGGGGTGTTTAATCAAGGGCAAAATTGCCTCTTGGTAGAAGATGTAATTACCAGTGGCAAAAGCCTGATTGAGACCATTGAGGAGGTGGAAAAAGAAGGCTTAAAAGTTACTGATATCGTGGTGGTGCTAGACCGCGAACAGGGAGGCAAGGAACTTTTGGCCGAAAAAGGCTACCGCGTGCAGACGCTCTTTACCATCAATGAGGTGATAGATATTTTGCATAAATATCACCGCCTAAGCGCCGAGCAAGTGGCAAGCATTAAAGAATTTTTAAACAATCCGCCCGAGGCACCTGTCAAAAAACGCGTGCGCTACGAGGACAAAGAAATCAATCACCCAGTGGGGAAAAAGTTAATTGATATAGCACTTAGGAAAAAATCAAATTTGATTGCCTCTGCCGATGTTACAACAACCGAGGAGCTCCTTAGTTTAGCTGAAAAAATCGGGGATAAAATCGTGGCTTTAAAACTCCACACCGATATCATCACCGATTTTAGCCGTGAATTTATAGCGGAAATCAAAAAAATAGCCCGCGAAAAAGATTTTATCATCTTTGAAGATAGAAAATTTGCCGACATTGGTAATACGCAAGATTTGCAATTCAGACAAGGCATTTACCGCATTGCCGATTGGGCGGATATGGTAACGGCACATGTCATCGCGGGAGAGAAGAGTTTAGAAGTCTTTGGAACAACGGGTGTGGCAGCCATTGTGGAGATGTCTTCCGCAGGCACTTTAACGGATAATTACTATATCTCCAAGGCCTTAAATGTTTCGCAGAAATCAGCACAAGTCTTTGCCGTTGTGGCGCAGCGCCAAGTGCCAAATGATTTATTATTGCTCACCCCAGGCGTGAATTTAAGCGTGAAAGGAGATAATAAAGGCCAGCAATACAACACACCAGAGAAAGTATTCCGCGATTATCACACCGATTTTATGATTGTAGGGCGTGGCATTTATAAATCCACCGAGCCTGAAAAAGTAGCGGAAGAGTACAGGCAACAAGGCTGGGCAGCGTATGAAGCGAGCTTAAAATAA
- a CDS encoding dihydroorotate oxidase — translation MDLSTHFAQHQFANCLMNASGAKCMERHELEALLQSPAGAMVTKSATPAPRAGNPSPRYVDLALGSINSMGLPNNGLDFYLNFSLENGKTKPIFLSLAGLSLEDNLAMLQSLQQSAGDFIVELNLSCPNIPGKPQTGYDFERTQEVLEKVFAFYTKPLGVKLPPYFDMVHFEQMAEILNQFPLHFVTCINSIGNGLFIDTESESVVIKPKEGFGGLGGAYVKPTALANVRKFYQLLKPEIAVIGCGGVESGKDVFEHILCGAAMVQVGTQLMKEGTPVFARLLQELQSIMQAKGYHSLADFRGKLKSL, via the coding sequence ATGGATTTATCGACACACTTTGCACAACATCAATTCGCCAACTGCCTGATGAACGCCTCGGGCGCCAAATGTATGGAGCGCCACGAGCTGGAAGCCTTGCTACAATCCCCCGCAGGCGCAATGGTAACCAAGAGCGCCACGCCCGCGCCTCGCGCGGGCAACCCAAGCCCCCGCTATGTGGATTTGGCGCTAGGCAGCATTAACTCTATGGGGCTGCCGAATAATGGCTTAGATTTTTACCTAAATTTTAGCCTTGAAAATGGAAAAACTAAACCTATTTTCCTCTCGCTGGCAGGGCTCTCGCTGGAAGATAACCTCGCAATGCTACAAAGCCTGCAACAGAGCGCGGGCGACTTTATTGTGGAGCTAAACCTCTCCTGCCCCAATATCCCTGGCAAGCCACAAACGGGCTACGATTTTGAGCGCACGCAGGAGGTGCTCGAAAAGGTTTTTGCCTTCTATACTAAACCGCTTGGTGTGAAACTTCCGCCCTATTTCGATATGGTGCATTTTGAGCAAATGGCCGAAATTTTAAACCAATTTCCGCTACACTTTGTAACTTGCATCAATAGCATTGGCAATGGCCTCTTTATAGATACCGAGAGCGAGAGCGTGGTAATTAAGCCCAAAGAGGGCTTTGGCGGGCTAGGAGGCGCCTATGTGAAGCCCACTGCGCTTGCCAATGTGCGCAAGTTTTACCAATTGCTAAAACCTGAAATCGCGGTGATTGGCTGTGGAGGGGTGGAATCTGGCAAAGATGTCTTTGAGCATATTTTGTGCGGAGCGGCAATGGTGCAAGTAGGCACACAGCTGATGAAGGAAGGCACGCCCGTTTTTGCCCGACTGCTGCAAGAGCTGCAAAGCATTATGCAGGCCAAGGGCTACCATAGCCTTGCCGATTTTAGAGGAAAATTAAAATCGCTATAA
- the purD gene encoding phosphoribosylamine--glycine ligase — protein sequence MNANTYNKILIVGNGAREHAIGWKIKQDRPSCDLFFAPGNAGTAQIGENIAAESNHDLMLFAQKNEIDLTIVGPEAELVEGIVDLFEANQLRIFGPDKRAAKLEGSKAFAKNFMEKYGVRTAFAKSFNNFVDARDYVKSLTQFPLVIKASGLAAGKGVIIVHNNFEAEETLRKIMEDKTFGDAGNEVVIEEFLQGVEVSVLSIFNHKEIKTFLPVKDHKKIGVGETGLNTGGMGVIAPNPYFTQEHMKDFEKNILLPTQKGLLAEKMHFAGIIFFGLMITERGIYLLEYNMRFGDPETEALLPLMENDLVEVIDAALHQQEIELKWKNQHACCVVMASGGYPGNYETGFEIHGLSKVDIPVFIAGAREEGGKIYTSGGRVLNVVGTGNTLEEARKVAYDNIHKINFDYEYYRNDIGEI from the coding sequence ATGAACGCAAATACTTATAACAAAATACTCATCGTAGGAAACGGCGCAAGAGAACACGCCATCGGGTGGAAAATTAAGCAAGACCGCCCTTCTTGCGATCTTTTCTTTGCCCCAGGGAACGCAGGCACGGCGCAAATCGGAGAAAATATAGCGGCGGAATCTAATCATGATTTAATGCTTTTTGCCCAAAAAAATGAGATTGATTTAACCATCGTGGGGCCCGAAGCTGAATTGGTGGAAGGCATCGTGGATTTATTTGAAGCCAATCAACTAAGAATATTTGGCCCAGATAAAAGAGCTGCCAAATTGGAAGGTAGCAAGGCCTTTGCCAAAAACTTTATGGAGAAATATGGCGTGCGCACTGCCTTTGCCAAGAGCTTTAACAACTTTGTAGATGCGCGGGATTATGTAAAAAGCCTCACCCAGTTTCCTCTCGTAATCAAAGCCAGCGGACTGGCTGCGGGGAAGGGCGTAATCATCGTACACAACAATTTTGAGGCCGAAGAAACTTTGCGCAAAATCATGGAAGACAAAACCTTTGGCGATGCTGGCAACGAGGTAGTCATCGAGGAATTCCTGCAAGGCGTAGAGGTCTCCGTGCTCTCTATCTTTAATCACAAAGAAATTAAAACCTTTCTCCCCGTAAAAGACCACAAAAAAATCGGCGTAGGCGAAACAGGACTCAACACGGGCGGAATGGGCGTGATAGCCCCCAACCCGTACTTTACCCAAGAGCATATGAAAGATTTCGAGAAAAACATCTTACTCCCTACGCAAAAAGGGCTTTTGGCTGAAAAAATGCACTTCGCTGGCATCATCTTCTTTGGGCTAATGATTACCGAGCGCGGCATCTACCTGCTAGAATACAATATGCGTTTTGGCGACCCAGAAACCGAAGCACTTTTACCTTTAATGGAAAACGATTTGGTGGAAGTAATCGATGCGGCATTGCACCAGCAAGAAATTGAGCTTAAATGGAAAAATCAACACGCCTGCTGCGTGGTGATGGCTAGTGGCGGCTACCCAGGGAACTATGAAACAGGCTTTGAAATCCACGGGCTTAGCAAAGTAGACATTCCCGTATTTATTGCAGGGGCCAGAGAAGAAGGCGGAAAAATCTATACCTCTGGCGGGCGCGTACTCAATGTGGTGGGAACGGGCAATACGCTAGAAGAGGCTAGAAAAGTGGCTTACGACAATATCCATAAAATCAATTTTGATTACGAATACTATCGCAACGATATTGGGGAGATTTAA
- a CDS encoding HU family DNA-binding protein, which produces MPIKYKVIQKGQPGVAGGGEKKYYASANLVGEKTLAGLTKDIEKISTVSGADIRAVLYALVDVMQAALEEGNAVRLGELGSMRVNISSEGKAKEEEVTAASIKGAKVIFTPGKDLKKMLNNLTYEKL; this is translated from the coding sequence ATGCCAATTAAGTACAAAGTAATTCAGAAAGGGCAACCCGGAGTTGCCGGTGGAGGAGAAAAGAAATATTATGCCTCTGCGAATTTAGTGGGCGAAAAGACGCTCGCAGGATTGACCAAAGACATTGAGAAAATTTCTACCGTAAGCGGTGCCGATATTCGTGCGGTGCTATATGCATTGGTAGATGTAATGCAAGCCGCGCTGGAGGAAGGTAATGCGGTACGCCTCGGTGAGTTAGGTAGTATGCGCGTGAACATCAGTAGTGAGGGGAAGGCGAAAGAGGAAGAAGTAACGGCGGCGAGTATCAAGGGTGCAAAAGTGATTTTTACGCCAGGTAAGGATTTGAAAAAAATGTTGAATAATCTAACCTACGAAAAGCTCTAA
- the mtgA gene encoding monofunctional biosynthetic peptidoglycan transglycosylase translates to MKKIFKFLIFLLLLPWVYALILIFVNPPITITQISNLSEGFSRNQLSYNEIPTSAKWSVIAAEDQKFAKHRGFDWDEIKTAYEKNQAGKKLRGGSTLSQQTAKNVFLWQGRTWLRKGLETYCTFIIETLWSKQRILEIYLNNAEMGKGVYGIEAAAKYYYGKSAAQLSPEETARIIACLPNPKKYNVNPPSAYISKRAKWILRQMRNLKYDSALGNIINE, encoded by the coding sequence ATGAAAAAGATATTTAAATTCCTAATTTTCTTGTTGCTTCTCCCTTGGGTTTATGCCCTGATTTTAATTTTTGTAAATCCACCGATTACCATTACGCAAATCAGCAATCTCTCGGAGGGCTTTTCAAGAAATCAGCTCTCGTACAACGAAATTCCCACCAGTGCCAAATGGTCTGTAATCGCGGCAGAAGACCAAAAATTTGCTAAACACCGTGGTTTTGATTGGGACGAGATTAAAACTGCCTACGAAAAAAATCAAGCGGGCAAAAAACTCCGTGGCGGAAGCACCCTCTCGCAACAAACGGCTAAAAATGTATTCCTATGGCAAGGGCGCACTTGGCTCCGCAAAGGGCTCGAAACCTACTGCACCTTTATCATCGAAACTTTATGGAGCAAGCAACGCATTCTGGAAATATACCTCAACAATGCCGAGATGGGCAAGGGCGTGTACGGCATCGAGGCTGCGGCAAAATATTACTATGGGAAGTCTGCTGCACAACTCTCGCCCGAGGAAACGGCACGCATCATTGCCTGCCTGCCCAATCCCAAAAAATACAATGTAAATCCGCCAAGCGCCTATATTAGCAAGCGTGCTAAGTGGATTCTGCGCCAAATGCGGAACCTTAAATATGATTCCGCGCTCGGCAATATCATCAATGAATAA
- the pnuC gene encoding nicotinamide riboside transporter PnuC has protein sequence MDTLYDFFLSPYAEATWLDILLEITAVVFGVLSVLFARRGNIWVYPTGIISTIIYVYICYTVGYYGDLIINIYYTLMSIYGWVLWTNLSHATPLKITWCKPRDWAVAIAITVFSILFIVGVYLYFNKFESWLNYIDVLTTGLAFGSMWLMAKKKVENWLGWLLTDAISVPLYFAKGLGFTGIQFTLFLFLAWQGYQIWKKQANDTQSI, from the coding sequence ATGGACACTTTGTACGACTTTTTTCTCTCGCCTTATGCCGAAGCCACTTGGCTAGATATTTTGCTAGAAATCACAGCCGTGGTATTTGGCGTGTTGAGTGTGCTTTTTGCGCGCAGAGGCAACATTTGGGTGTACCCCACGGGCATCATAAGCACCATAATTTATGTATACATATGCTACACTGTGGGCTATTATGGCGATTTAATCATCAACATTTATTATACCCTGATGAGCATTTATGGCTGGGTGCTGTGGACAAATTTAAGCCACGCCACGCCATTAAAAATCACTTGGTGCAAGCCCCGAGATTGGGCCGTAGCAATTGCAATTACCGTGTTTTCAATACTATTTATTGTAGGAGTATATCTTTATTTTAACAAATTCGAATCTTGGCTAAACTACATTGATGTGCTCACTACGGGCTTAGCCTTTGGCTCTATGTGGCTTATGGCTAAAAAGAAAGTTGAAAACTGGCTGGGCTGGCTCCTCACCGATGCCATTTCCGTGCCCCTTTATTTTGCCAAAGGCTTAGGCTTTACAGGCATTCAATTCACTTTATTTCTCTTTTTAGCTTGGCAAGGCTATCAAATTTGGAAAAAACAAGCCAATGACACACAAAGCATTTGA
- the rpsA gene encoding 30S ribosomal protein S1, translated as MSEETKNKLQAEQNLLNANTAPEDFDWEAFESGLNEEDRKEKAELEEMYDNTLEELDENVVFKGKVVRITDKEAIVDIDFKSEGVISLNEFRYNPDLKVGDEVEVMVDQREDKNGQLQLSHRKARTLNAWARVNEANETGEIVTGNIKARTKGGMIVDVFGLEAFLPGSQIDVKPIRDYEQFVGKSMEFKVVKINPEFKNVVVSHKALIEADIEEQKKEIIGQLEKGQVLEGVVKNITSYGVFVDLGGVDGLIHITDLSWSRINHPNEVVEVDDQINVVILDFDEDKTRIQLGVKQLEPHPWEALDQNVQVGDKIKGKVVVLADYGAFVEVAPGIEGLIHVSEMSWSTHLRSAQDFVQVGDDVEAVVLSIDREDRKMSLGMKQLTPDPWTDITAKYPVGSKHVGTVRNFTNFGVFVELEEGVDGLIYISDLSWTEKIKHPSEFCSVGDKLDVVVLELDVEARRLSLGHKQLEENPWDEYETKYAVGTEHTGVAYSVFDKGAKVEFEDKDIEAFAPARTLEKEDGTRVAQGETINFKVIEFNKEFRRIVVSHSATYRDEEMKQVKKQLESQNTQERTTLGDLDELAALKERMEGGK; from the coding sequence ATGTCTGAAGAGACTAAAAACAAATTACAGGCGGAACAAAACTTGTTAAACGCCAACACTGCACCAGAAGATTTCGATTGGGAAGCTTTTGAAAGCGGTTTGAACGAAGAAGACCGCAAAGAAAAAGCTGAATTGGAGGAAATGTATGACAATACCCTCGAAGAGCTAGATGAAAATGTTGTGTTCAAAGGGAAAGTAGTTCGCATTACCGACAAAGAAGCAATCGTAGACATCGATTTTAAATCTGAAGGTGTTATTTCTTTGAACGAATTCCGTTACAACCCAGATCTTAAAGTAGGCGATGAGGTAGAGGTAATGGTAGACCAAAGAGAAGACAAAAACGGGCAATTGCAACTTTCTCACAGAAAAGCAAGAACCCTTAACGCTTGGGCTCGTGTGAACGAAGCCAACGAAACTGGCGAAATCGTAACGGGTAACATCAAAGCAAGAACCAAAGGTGGTATGATTGTAGATGTTTTCGGTTTAGAAGCATTCTTGCCAGGCTCACAAATTGATGTGAAGCCAATCCGTGACTACGAGCAATTTGTAGGAAAATCAATGGAATTTAAAGTAGTGAAAATTAACCCAGAATTTAAAAATGTGGTAGTTTCTCACAAAGCATTGATTGAGGCAGACATCGAAGAACAGAAAAAAGAAATCATTGGTCAGTTAGAAAAAGGTCAAGTATTAGAAGGTGTGGTTAAAAACATCACTTCTTACGGCGTATTCGTAGACTTAGGAGGTGTTGACGGATTAATCCATATTACCGACCTTTCTTGGAGCCGCATCAATCACCCGAACGAAGTGGTAGAGGTAGACGACCAAATCAATGTTGTAATCTTAGATTTCGACGAAGATAAAACAAGAATCCAATTAGGTGTTAAACAATTAGAGCCGCACCCATGGGAAGCCTTAGACCAAAATGTACAGGTAGGAGACAAAATCAAAGGTAAAGTAGTTGTATTAGCAGACTATGGCGCATTTGTAGAAGTAGCCCCAGGCATCGAAGGCCTTATCCATGTATCCGAAATGTCTTGGAGCACGCACTTGCGCTCAGCACAAGACTTCGTACAAGTGGGCGACGATGTGGAAGCTGTGGTATTAAGCATCGACCGCGAAGACAGAAAAATGTCCCTCGGTATGAAGCAGCTTACCCCAGACCCATGGACAGACATCACTGCCAAGTACCCAGTAGGCTCTAAACATGTAGGTACCGTGCGTAACTTCACCAACTTCGGCGTATTCGTAGAGCTAGAAGAAGGCGTAGACGGATTAATCTACATTTCAGACCTCTCTTGGACAGAGAAAATCAAGCACCCATCTGAATTCTGCAGCGTAGGAGATAAATTAGATGTAGTAGTGCTTGAATTAGATGTGGAAGCTCGTAGATTAAGCCTAGGGCATAAGCAATTAGAAGAAAACCCTTGGGACGAGTACGAAACCAAATATGCCGTAGGTACAGAGCATACAGGTGTAGCATATAGCGTATTTGACAAAGGTGCCAAAGTAGAATTCGAGGACAAAGACATTGAAGCCTTTGCCCCTGCAAGAACACTTGAAAAAGAAGACGGAACTCGCGTAGCGCAAGGCGAAACTATTAATTTTAAAGTAATTGAATTTAATAAAGAATTTAGAAGAATTGTAGTTTCCCACTCTGCGACTTACAGAGACGAGGAAATGAAACAAGTTAAGAAACAGCTAGAAAGCCAAAACACACAAGAAAGAACCACCCTTGGCGATTTAGATGAGCTTGCAGCATTAAAAGAAAGAATGGAAGGAGGGAAATAA
- the radC gene encoding RadC family protein, with product MTHKAFDPKPLNQWAEDDRPREKLMLKGKDALSDAELLAIIMGSGNREETAVDLAKRILQDHHHNWNELAKRSVSELKKYKGVGEAKAIGIVSALEIGRRRAKQTPVRRPQIKSSQSAYEYLRHELEDLHVEEFWVLFLNQSNRVIAAQKISEGGIAGAMVDVRVLFKKAIEMYATAIIVAHNHPSGALHPSTEDLQITAKIKEAGNVLNIPMLDHLIIAQSGYYSFADDGQV from the coding sequence ATGACACACAAAGCATTTGACCCCAAACCCCTGAACCAATGGGCAGAGGACGACCGCCCGAGAGAAAAATTAATGCTAAAAGGCAAAGATGCCCTCTCCGATGCCGAGCTTTTGGCAATCATTATGGGGAGCGGCAACCGAGAAGAAACTGCGGTGGATTTAGCCAAGCGAATACTACAAGACCACCACCATAACTGGAACGAGCTTGCCAAACGCTCTGTCTCTGAGCTTAAAAAATACAAAGGAGTGGGCGAGGCCAAGGCAATTGGGATCGTTTCGGCACTTGAAATCGGTAGGCGACGAGCCAAGCAAACCCCCGTGCGTCGCCCACAAATCAAATCCAGCCAATCTGCTTATGAATATTTGAGGCACGAGCTAGAGGATTTGCATGTAGAAGAATTTTGGGTATTGTTTTTAAACCAATCCAATCGAGTGATTGCCGCACAAAAAATCAGTGAAGGAGGTATTGCAGGCGCGATGGTAGATGTTCGCGTATTATTCAAAAAAGCCATTGAAATGTATGCTACCGCCATTATTGTGGCGCATAACCACCCAAGCGGAGCACTCCATCCAAGTACAGAAGATTTGCAAATAACGGCTAAAATCAAAGAGGCGGGAAATGTGCTAAATATTCCGATGCTTGATCATTTAATTATAGCTCAATCAGGATATTATAGCTTTGCAGATGATGGGCAGGTGTGA